One genomic segment of Rubripirellula amarantea includes these proteins:
- the eno gene encoding phosphopyruvate hydratase: MTLIESIHARQILDSRGNPTVECEVLLTDGSYGRAAVPSGASTGAHEAWELRDGDKSVFMGKGVTTAVNNVNEKIADALQGMDATDQAGIDKAMCDLDGSANKKNLGANAILGVSLATAHAAANCTGQPLFRYLGGAGARMLPAPMMNIINGGEHADNNVDVQEFMVMPLGFERFSDALRCGTEIFHNLKKVLSEKGYNTAVGDEGGFAPDLKSNQEALDVIMTAIDKAGYKAGEQVWIALDAASTEFYDRSKGKYKIDGNELSGDEMVDFLADWCSKYPICSIEDGCDEDDWDTWKKLTDKIGDKVQLVGDDLFVTNVERLQRGIDEGIANSILIKVNQIGTMTETIDAIQLAHRNNYTSISSHRSGETEDSTIADLAVALSTGQIKTGSASRSDRMAKYNQLLRIEEMLGDTAQYGGPVFAAKLK; this comes from the coding sequence ATGACGCTGATCGAATCCATCCACGCACGCCAAATTCTCGATAGCCGCGGTAATCCTACTGTTGAGTGCGAAGTTCTGTTGACGGACGGATCCTACGGACGCGCCGCTGTTCCTAGTGGTGCCAGTACCGGTGCTCACGAAGCATGGGAACTTCGCGATGGCGACAAGAGTGTCTTCATGGGCAAGGGCGTCACCACTGCGGTCAACAACGTCAACGAGAAGATCGCTGACGCTTTGCAGGGCATGGACGCGACCGACCAAGCCGGTATCGACAAGGCAATGTGCGACCTTGACGGTTCCGCGAACAAGAAGAACCTAGGTGCCAACGCGATTCTCGGTGTTTCGCTTGCCACCGCACACGCAGCGGCCAACTGCACCGGCCAACCTTTGTTCCGTTATCTCGGTGGTGCTGGTGCTCGCATGTTGCCGGCTCCCATGATGAACATCATCAACGGTGGCGAGCACGCGGACAACAATGTCGACGTGCAAGAGTTCATGGTCATGCCGCTTGGCTTCGAACGATTCAGTGACGCACTTCGCTGTGGCACCGAAATCTTCCACAACCTTAAGAAGGTTCTATCCGAGAAGGGTTACAACACCGCGGTTGGCGACGAAGGTGGGTTTGCACCTGACTTGAAGAGCAATCAAGAAGCTCTCGACGTGATCATGACCGCCATCGACAAGGCTGGCTACAAAGCTGGCGAACAAGTTTGGATCGCACTCGATGCGGCGTCGACTGAGTTCTACGATCGTTCGAAGGGCAAGTACAAGATCGACGGCAACGAACTTTCCGGCGATGAAATGGTCGACTTCTTGGCGGATTGGTGCAGCAAGTACCCGATCTGCAGCATCGAAGACGGATGCGACGAAGATGACTGGGACACCTGGAAAAAGTTGACCGACAAGATCGGCGACAAGGTTCAACTGGTTGGCGATGACTTGTTCGTCACCAACGTCGAGCGTCTGCAACGCGGCATCGACGAAGGAATCGCAAACAGCATCTTGATCAAGGTCAACCAAATCGGAACCATGACCGAAACGATCGACGCGATTCAATTGGCTCATCGCAACAACTACACTTCGATCTCGAGCCACCGCAGTGGTGAAACCGAAGATTCGACCATCGCTGACTTGGCGGTTGCTCTTTCGACCGGCCAGATCAAGACGGGCTCGGCCAGTCGAAGTGACCGCATGGCGAAGTACAATCAATTGCTTCGCATCGAAGAAATGTTGGGCGATACCGCCCAGTACGGCGGACCTGTTTTCGCAGCGAAGCTTAAGTAG
- a CDS encoding serine O-acetyltransferase, whose protein sequence is MASDFRLKEQLPRLTEAIVATYTPEDSINHLGHCALPSYTGVVEILNNLKDILYPGYRRKVGLHSGNIHYHVGGLVDSLHDQLTTEIARALRHEQRVHHNHTDCESDIDFEAKGQAMAIELLKRIPDLRKTLNTDVQAAYEGDPAVHTTDEIVFCYPGFEATTVYRIAHELVELDVPFIPRMMTEWAHKETGIDIHPGATIGDYFFIDHGTGVVIGETCEIGEHVKLYQGVTLGALSFPTDSDGQLIRGQKRHPTIEDRVVVYANATILGGRTVVGHDSVIGSSVWITRSVSPRTTVVLEKPQLKVRGAAEESFADTDLNFQI, encoded by the coding sequence ATGGCATCCGATTTTCGACTCAAAGAACAGCTTCCACGTTTGACGGAAGCTATCGTTGCCACATACACGCCTGAAGATTCAATCAACCATCTCGGGCATTGCGCCTTGCCCAGCTACACCGGCGTGGTGGAGATCCTGAACAATTTGAAGGACATCCTGTACCCGGGATACCGTCGCAAAGTCGGACTTCATTCGGGCAACATCCACTACCACGTGGGCGGCTTGGTCGATTCACTGCACGATCAGCTAACCACCGAGATCGCTCGAGCGCTTCGCCACGAACAACGCGTGCATCACAATCATACCGATTGCGAAAGTGACATCGACTTTGAAGCCAAGGGGCAAGCGATGGCCATCGAACTGCTCAAGCGGATTCCCGATCTTCGCAAGACGCTCAACACCGACGTCCAAGCCGCCTACGAAGGCGACCCTGCGGTTCACACGACCGACGAAATTGTGTTTTGCTACCCCGGCTTCGAGGCAACGACGGTTTACCGGATCGCTCATGAGTTGGTCGAACTGGACGTACCGTTCATCCCTCGCATGATGACCGAGTGGGCTCACAAAGAAACCGGCATCGACATTCACCCCGGCGCAACGATCGGTGATTACTTCTTCATCGACCACGGAACAGGTGTGGTGATCGGTGAGACGTGCGAGATTGGCGAGCACGTCAAGCTTTACCAAGGGGTGACGCTCGGTGCACTCAGCTTTCCGACTGACTCGGATGGTCAATTGATTCGCGGTCAAAAGCGGCACCCGACGATCGAAGATCGCGTGGTGGTCTATGCCAACGCGACGATTCTGGGTGGGCGAACGGTCGTGGGGCACGACAGTGTGATCGGTTCGAGTGTTTGGATCACACGGTCGGTGTCACCTCGAACAACCGTGGTGCTCGAGAAGCCTCAATTGAAAGTTCGCGGTGCGGCCGAAGAGAGCTTCGCCGACACCGACCTGAACTTTCAAATCTAA
- the glgX gene encoding glycogen debranching protein GlgX, which yields MLMRQPCPSLQFAYSPPFGATLQDTGVQFSVFSRSATAMRLLLYNKVSDREPAEVIDFDRDKDRWGDVWSLTVPNLDAGQLYHFQASGPWDPDNGQRFDSTARLIDPYAQALAGEFQKSTDGVIRPPKCVVIDDKFDWEGDRHLRHDMSETVIYEMHVKGFTKSRTAKLKTGGSYLGVIDKIPYLKSLGITAVELMPINEFPINDIYGNKIATPNYWGYDSMAFFSPHRGYAHDKTPGAQVVEFKQMVKALHAAGIEVILDVVFNHTCEGNEQGPTLSFKGLENQVYYILSEGKHYCNYSGCGNTVNGNHPVVREMIFHCLRHWVHNYHIDGFRFDLASILSRDRKGNLVPNPPMVELIAEDPLLADTKIIAEAWDAAGAYQVGSFGNHRWAEWNGRFRDDVRGFWRGDGGTLGALATRLAGSSDLYEHDGRPPFCSINFVTSHDGFTMNDLVSYKEKHNLANGEDNRDGDNHNISDNYGAEGPTRKKGINTIRTRQIKNMMSTLMLSQGVPMMVSGDEIQRTQKGNNNAYCQDNELNYFDWRLVNKNADMHRFVQSLIKFRLAQPTVRRKTYLTGQPVDGRNVPDVSWYSAAGTPLDWGQQDLAMVAYIAAPARQDDIEGLGRDLVLMFNSTGQDREFLLPEIGRGAQWNLFLDTAADSPNDIFPDIDGPMPKDGRHIEMPCHSMKVYVGE from the coding sequence ATGCTTATGCGTCAACCGTGCCCTTCTTTGCAATTCGCTTACTCGCCACCCTTCGGCGCTACGCTTCAGGACACCGGCGTTCAATTCTCGGTATTCTCTCGCTCGGCGACGGCCATGCGATTGCTGCTGTACAACAAGGTCAGCGACCGCGAACCGGCTGAAGTCATCGACTTCGACCGAGATAAAGATCGTTGGGGCGACGTTTGGAGCTTGACGGTTCCTAACCTCGACGCAGGCCAACTGTATCATTTTCAAGCCAGTGGTCCTTGGGATCCCGATAATGGTCAGCGATTCGATTCGACCGCTCGCCTGATCGACCCCTACGCTCAAGCGCTTGCCGGTGAATTCCAAAAGTCCACCGACGGAGTCATCCGCCCACCGAAGTGCGTCGTCATCGATGACAAGTTCGACTGGGAAGGCGATCGCCATCTTCGCCACGACATGAGCGAAACGGTGATCTATGAAATGCACGTCAAAGGATTCACCAAGTCACGCACCGCTAAACTGAAAACGGGCGGATCGTACCTTGGTGTGATCGACAAGATTCCATACTTGAAGTCGCTTGGCATTACGGCGGTTGAGTTGATGCCGATCAACGAATTTCCGATCAACGACATCTATGGCAACAAGATCGCGACGCCCAACTATTGGGGTTACGATTCGATGGCGTTCTTCTCGCCTCACCGCGGATACGCTCACGACAAAACGCCTGGGGCTCAAGTGGTTGAGTTCAAGCAAATGGTCAAGGCACTTCACGCCGCGGGCATCGAAGTCATCCTCGACGTCGTTTTCAATCACACGTGCGAAGGCAACGAACAAGGCCCAACGCTATCGTTCAAGGGCCTCGAAAACCAAGTCTATTACATCCTTTCCGAAGGCAAGCATTACTGCAACTATTCTGGTTGTGGAAACACCGTCAACGGCAACCACCCCGTCGTTCGCGAGATGATTTTCCATTGCCTTCGCCACTGGGTTCACAACTACCACATCGATGGATTCCGTTTCGATTTGGCCAGCATTCTCAGTCGCGACCGCAAGGGCAACCTGGTACCGAATCCACCGATGGTGGAACTGATCGCTGAAGACCCATTGCTGGCTGATACGAAGATTATTGCCGAAGCATGGGACGCCGCGGGTGCTTACCAAGTCGGTTCGTTCGGTAACCATCGCTGGGCCGAATGGAACGGACGTTTTCGCGACGACGTGCGTGGCTTCTGGCGAGGCGACGGTGGCACACTCGGTGCCCTGGCGACTCGGTTGGCCGGATCAAGCGACTTGTACGAGCACGATGGGCGTCCTCCGTTCTGCAGCATCAACTTCGTGACGTCGCACGACGGCTTTACGATGAATGACTTGGTTTCCTACAAGGAAAAACATAACCTCGCCAATGGCGAAGACAATCGCGATGGCGACAACCACAACATCAGTGACAACTACGGTGCGGAAGGCCCAACTCGAAAGAAGGGCATCAACACAATCCGCACGCGTCAGATCAAGAACATGATGAGCACGTTGATGCTGTCGCAGGGCGTGCCGATGATGGTCAGCGGCGACGAAATTCAACGCACTCAAAAGGGTAACAACAATGCTTATTGCCAAGATAATGAGCTGAATTACTTCGATTGGCGATTGGTCAACAAGAACGCGGACATGCACCGCTTTGTGCAATCGTTGATTAAGTTTCGTCTTGCTCAGCCGACCGTGCGTCGCAAGACTTACCTGACGGGCCAGCCTGTGGATGGTCGCAACGTTCCCGATGTCTCCTGGTACTCGGCTGCTGGTACGCCACTAGATTGGGGGCAACAAGACCTCGCCATGGTCGCCTACATCGCGGCACCGGCACGGCAGGATGACATCGAAGGATTAGGACGAGACTTGGTGTTGATGTTCAACAGTACTGGCCAAGACCGAGAATTCTTGCTGCCAGAAATTGGACGCGGAGCTCAATGGAACCTATTCCTTGACACCGCAGCCGACTCGCCCAACGACATTTTCCCTGACATCGATGGCCCCATGCCCAAAGACGGCCGCCACATCGAAATGCCCTGCCATTCGATGAAGGTGTACGTGGGCGAGTAG
- a CDS encoding ELWxxDGT repeat protein, whose product MGSTAFFTANLGESGSELWKSDGTEAGTTLVRDIRVGRDSSRVGSLTNVGGMLYFTANDGTTGPELWTSDGTAAGTTLVTDIFSGIWSSRPSYLTNVGGTLYFRADDRINGSELWTSDGTAAGTTFVSDIRVGRGGSNSRYLTNVGGTLYFTANDGTNGYELWTSDGTAAGTTLVSDINAGSADSSPSYLTNVGGVLYFRAKDNDFGNGLWRVDQSDQTAERISDLSNDSPQVDSVFGDGEMLFVVGITDEFGTELYFPTESDDDDQIVESIPLAEGTVSGELETLLGGETDVDMYSFSGSAGEVFDIDVDRPSGELDSALRIFDAAGTQVAFSDNDVGLGPEFSSLEAYLRFTAPSTGTYYVAVTRSSNLTFNANDGSGDQIQDASTDEAYDLVFERLGLTAVDDTALTPENTATVISVSANDFPNGHTVLVGFEDGTDGTVTDNGNGTLTYTPDSGFIRIDTFDYSIALASAELVSSRPSNGDRIGYSVDIDGDYAILGAYLDDRSRATDAGSTFLYRRIGATGWQQIDQLVGDSDPRTHFGWSVAIDGDTVVVGAQQDEDNGFQAGAIYVYDFDVTGATFQAKLTGSDTIKRDKFGRSVDISGDTIVVGASTADPVGSASGAAYVFNRDGLGVWTQAKKLTGSTQGAGDRFGQSVSISGDMVAVGAFRHDGTGNDSGAVYLFERNQLGTENWGEIKAITASDAAAGDQFGYSVSVDGTTVAVGAPLDDTGSSNQLGSVYVLSQNEGGSNNWGQVAKLLADDGVAGDRLGTSVAFDGNRLVAGSPQADGGGNASGRAYLFEKTGGVWDQTRVLVNDEVTTADQYGIAVGLSGDVAVIGSWLDNRPANNSGGAYVFDLQTDTATVTVTVASAPPELPLRQHRSDMLSLSSEAAEPIVLAQRQRQPLTAVQFHARDRVFAASLNAADDEELESYLIDIATQRLHASF is encoded by the coding sequence GTGGGATCGACGGCATTTTTCACTGCCAACCTAGGAGAAAGCGGTAGTGAACTCTGGAAGTCAGACGGGACCGAAGCTGGCACGACCCTGGTTCGAGATATTCGCGTCGGCCGCGATAGTTCCCGCGTTGGAAGCCTAACCAACGTCGGCGGCATGTTGTACTTCACTGCTAATGACGGAACTACTGGACCTGAACTTTGGACTAGCGATGGAACCGCTGCTGGCACCACCTTGGTCACCGACATTTTCTCTGGAATCTGGAGTTCTCGCCCCTCTTACCTGACCAACGTCGGAGGCACGCTGTACTTCCGTGCCGATGACCGCATCAACGGAAGCGAACTGTGGACCAGCGATGGAACCGCTGCCGGAACCACCTTTGTCAGCGACATTCGCGTCGGAAGAGGCGGTTCAAATTCCAGGTATCTGACCAACGTCGGGGGCACACTGTACTTCACTGCCAATGACGGAACCAACGGGTACGAACTTTGGACCAGCGATGGCACCGCTGCCGGAACCACCCTGGTCAGCGATATCAACGCTGGTAGCGCCGACTCTTCTCCCTCGTATCTGACAAACGTCGGGGGCGTGCTGTATTTTCGGGCCAAAGACAACGATTTTGGGAACGGCCTGTGGCGAGTCGACCAGAGCGATCAGACCGCCGAACGGATTTCGGATCTCAGCAATGACTCTCCCCAAGTAGACTCGGTCTTTGGCGACGGCGAAATGTTATTCGTGGTGGGTATCACCGATGAGTTCGGAACCGAGCTGTACTTCCCCACCGAATCCGATGACGACGACCAGATTGTCGAATCGATCCCGCTTGCAGAGGGCACAGTCTCTGGCGAACTCGAAACCCTGCTTGGTGGGGAAACGGACGTCGACATGTACAGCTTCAGCGGCTCGGCAGGCGAGGTCTTTGACATCGATGTTGATCGACCGTCCGGTGAGCTCGATTCGGCGCTGAGGATTTTCGATGCGGCCGGGACACAAGTTGCCTTCAGTGACAACGACGTCGGTTTGGGTCCAGAGTTCAGTAGTCTTGAGGCTTACCTACGTTTCACCGCGCCTTCGACGGGAACTTATTACGTTGCCGTCACACGTTCGTCCAACCTGACTTTCAACGCCAATGACGGCAGCGGGGATCAGATCCAAGACGCATCGACGGATGAAGCGTACGACTTGGTCTTTGAGAGGCTCGGACTCACCGCAGTGGATGATACTGCCCTGACTCCCGAAAATACTGCCACCGTGATTTCGGTATCGGCCAACGATTTTCCGAATGGCCACACGGTCTTGGTGGGCTTCGAAGATGGAACCGATGGGACGGTGACCGACAACGGAAACGGCACGTTGACGTACACGCCCGATTCCGGTTTTATCCGAATCGATACGTTCGATTACTCGATCGCACTGGCGTCGGCGGAACTGGTCAGCAGCCGACCCAGTAACGGTGATCGGATCGGCTACTCCGTCGACATCGACGGTGACTACGCCATCTTGGGCGCTTATCTGGATGATCGCAGCCGAGCCACCGACGCTGGGTCAACGTTCCTTTACCGCCGCATCGGTGCAACGGGTTGGCAACAAATTGACCAACTCGTTGGCGACTCAGACCCCCGAACACATTTCGGCTGGAGTGTCGCCATCGATGGCGACACCGTCGTCGTTGGTGCTCAACAAGACGAGGACAACGGTTTCCAAGCTGGCGCAATCTACGTTTATGACTTCGACGTAACTGGCGCTACATTCCAAGCCAAACTCACCGGTAGCGACACCATCAAACGTGACAAGTTCGGTCGCTCGGTTGATATCTCGGGTGACACCATCGTGGTCGGTGCCAGCACCGCTGATCCAGTCGGTTCGGCCTCCGGTGCAGCTTATGTGTTCAACCGTGATGGTCTTGGCGTTTGGACGCAAGCCAAGAAGCTAACTGGCAGCACGCAGGGTGCCGGTGACCGCTTTGGGCAATCGGTTTCGATTTCTGGCGACATGGTTGCCGTGGGCGCGTTCCGGCACGATGGCACGGGCAATGACAGCGGGGCAGTTTATCTCTTTGAACGCAATCAACTTGGCACCGAGAACTGGGGTGAAATCAAGGCCATCACGGCTTCCGATGCGGCGGCGGGCGACCAGTTCGGATACAGCGTCAGCGTTGACGGCACCACCGTCGCCGTGGGCGCACCACTCGATGACACCGGATCGTCCAACCAGCTTGGCTCGGTGTACGTGCTTTCGCAAAACGAAGGCGGCAGTAACAACTGGGGCCAAGTCGCCAAGCTACTTGCCGACGACGGTGTCGCCGGTGATCGCTTGGGAACGTCGGTCGCGTTCGATGGCAACCGCCTTGTCGCGGGTTCACCTCAAGCCGATGGCGGTGGGAACGCATCGGGTCGTGCTTACTTGTTCGAAAAGACTGGCGGCGTCTGGGACCAAACACGAGTCCTGGTCAATGACGAAGTCACCACCGCCGACCAGTACGGCATTGCCGTCGGACTCAGTGGCGACGTTGCCGTGATTGGATCGTGGCTCGACAATCGCCCGGCGAATAATTCCGGTGGAGCCTACGTGTTCGACTTGCAAACCGACACCGCGACCGTGACCGTCACAGTTGCTTCGGCACCGCCCGAGTTACCGCTGCGTCAACACCGCTCTGACATGCTCAGTCTTTCTTCCGAAGCGGCCGAGCCGATAGTGCTCGCCCAACGTCAACGTCAACCGCTTACGGCTGTGCAGTTCCATGCTCGCGATCGAGTCTTCGCGGCGAGCTTGAATGCAGCGGATGATGAAGAGCTCGAAAGCTACCTCATCGACATCGCCACCCAACGTTTGCATGCGAGCTTTTGA
- a CDS encoding ClpP family protease — MAASSYQSYQRQRQLTLGDLLMENRIVFLQGEIYDGNANEIVMKLLYLQSENRRKDIHFYINSPGGSVTSTLAIYDTMQMLSCSVATYCVGQACSGAAVLLVGGTKGKRYCLPNARVMMHQPLGGVSGQVSDIEIQAAEMFRYRDVLNEILSKHSGQSVEKIAGDTDRDFFLSAKESVEYGLVDDILAKPPGDPSEDD; from the coding sequence ATGGCCGCCAGTTCTTACCAGAGCTACCAACGCCAACGTCAATTGACGCTTGGCGACTTGCTGATGGAAAACCGCATCGTTTTCCTGCAAGGCGAAATCTATGATGGCAATGCCAATGAGATTGTCATGAAGTTGCTGTACTTGCAGAGCGAAAATCGCCGCAAAGACATTCACTTCTACATCAATAGCCCCGGTGGCAGTGTCACGTCGACGCTGGCCATCTATGACACCATGCAAATGTTGTCGTGCTCGGTCGCGACTTACTGCGTCGGCCAGGCCTGTAGTGGTGCAGCGGTATTGTTGGTCGGTGGCACCAAGGGTAAGCGATACTGTTTGCCGAACGCTCGCGTGATGATGCACCAACCACTCGGTGGCGTTAGCGGACAAGTCAGTGACATTGAAATTCAAGCGGCTGAAATGTTCCGCTACCGCGACGTGCTCAACGAGATCCTGTCCAAGCACAGTGGACAGAGTGTCGAAAAGATTGCTGGCGATACCGATCGCGATTTTTTCCTGAGTGCAAAAGAGTCCGTCGAGTACGGATTGGTCGACGACATTTTGGCGAAGCCACCAGGCGACCCGTCCGAAGACGATTGA
- the clpP gene encoding ATP-dependent Clp endopeptidase proteolytic subunit ClpP, translating into MPIPYVIEKSGREERTYDIYSRLLKDRIIFLGQQVDDHISNALVAQMLFLHSDDPKADIHLYINSPGGSITAGMAIYDTMQFVSCDVATYCIGQAASMGAVLLTAGAKGKRYALPNARIMIHQPLAGMQGTAREVEIHVEELRRIKTRMNEIMIEHTGHSLEKIESDTDRDRFMSAAEATEYGLIDKVVAKAGEA; encoded by the coding sequence ATGCCTATCCCTTACGTCATCGAAAAGTCGGGACGCGAAGAACGCACCTACGATATCTACAGCCGGTTGCTCAAGGACCGCATCATCTTCTTGGGTCAACAAGTCGACGATCACATTTCCAATGCCTTGGTCGCGCAAATGTTGTTCCTTCATTCGGACGACCCCAAGGCGGACATTCACCTTTACATCAACAGCCCCGGTGGCTCGATCACCGCGGGGATGGCGATCTACGATACGATGCAATTCGTTTCGTGTGACGTAGCAACCTATTGCATCGGTCAAGCCGCTTCGATGGGCGCGGTATTGTTGACCGCTGGTGCAAAGGGCAAACGCTACGCTCTTCCCAACGCTCGCATCATGATTCACCAACCGTTGGCCGGCATGCAGGGTACCGCTCGTGAAGTTGAAATTCACGTCGAGGAACTCCGACGCATCAAGACGCGGATGAACGAGATCATGATCGAACACACTGGTCATTCGCTTGAAAAGATCGAAAGCGACACTGATCGCGACCGCTTCATGAGCGCCGCCGAGGCAACCGAGTACGGTTTGATCGACAAGGTCGTTGCCAAAGCGGGCGAAGCCTGA
- a CDS encoding RsmE family RNA methyltransferase has translation MTRRYYVESLPENGGVVNLSKDEAGHAIRVMRVQIGDAIELFDGKGYEAAATIESVTRKECVCISQAKLHVPRMPERVTELAVAMPKPERAKEMVERITELGVSKLIPIIADRTQRAPTESVMSKLERVVIEACKQCGRNTLMQIESPIKSSDYFLQSHDGRLVIAHQGDGALSMRDLLVEPKIVAAVGPEGGWTIEEVELAESRGFQRISLGERIYRIETAATVLST, from the coding sequence ATGACGCGGCGTTACTACGTGGAATCTTTGCCCGAAAACGGCGGCGTGGTCAACTTGTCCAAGGACGAAGCCGGACACGCGATCCGAGTCATGCGGGTTCAAATCGGTGACGCCATCGAATTGTTCGATGGAAAGGGTTACGAAGCGGCCGCGACGATCGAATCAGTCACGCGCAAAGAATGCGTTTGCATCAGCCAGGCCAAGCTTCATGTGCCTCGGATGCCCGAGCGTGTTACGGAGTTGGCGGTCGCGATGCCCAAACCCGAACGAGCGAAGGAAATGGTAGAGCGGATTACCGAGCTTGGCGTATCAAAGCTAATCCCGATCATTGCCGATCGCACTCAGCGAGCGCCCACGGAATCGGTCATGTCCAAACTTGAACGAGTGGTGATCGAGGCCTGCAAGCAGTGCGGTCGAAACACACTGATGCAGATCGAGTCGCCAATAAAATCAAGCGACTACTTTTTGCAATCGCACGACGGCCGACTCGTCATCGCTCACCAAGGCGACGGTGCACTATCGATGCGAGATTTGCTTGTAGAACCTAAGATCGTCGCCGCGGTTGGTCCCGAAGGCGGTTGGACGATCGAAGAAGTCGAATTGGCGGAATCGCGAGGCTTCCAACGGATCAGCCTCGGCGAGCGAATCTACCGAATCGAAACTGCCGCCACCGTGCTAAGCACTTAG